From the Lathyrus oleraceus cultivar Zhongwan6 chromosome 4, CAAS_Psat_ZW6_1.0, whole genome shotgun sequence genome, one window contains:
- the LOC127138039 gene encoding secreted RxLR effector protein 161-like has protein sequence MESCNPASTPMEPGTKLSKFDGGERVEAGKYRSLVGSLRYLTCTRPDISLSVGIVSRFMEEPVYTHWKALKRILRYIQGTVSLGMFYSNSDKYKLVGYSDSDWCRDIDDRKSTSGYVFFMGNTAFTWLSKKQPIVTLSTCEAEYVAASWCVCHAIWLRRLMSKMKLEQKDATIIHVDNRSAIELAKNPVNHERSKHIDVRFHFIREHVKEGNVELKHVASKDQAADIFTKPLSKEIFDRGKKLIGMMNRRNI, from the coding sequence ATGGAAAGTTGTAATCCGGCTTCGACGCCAATGGAACCAGGAACAAAGTTGTCGAAATTTGATGGAGGAGAACGTGTCGAAGCAGGCAAATATCGAAGTTTGGTAGGAAGTCTTCGCTACCTCACATGTACAAGACCAGATATCTCATTAAGTGTAGGCATTGTAAGTCGATTCATGGAAGAGCCAGTTTACACACATTGGAAGGCATTGAAGCGAATTCTGAGGTACATCCAAGGAACAGTGTCACTTGGGATGTTTTACTCGAATTCAGACAAATACAAGTTGGTTGGTTACTCTGACAGTGATTGGTGCAGAGACATAGATGatcgaaaaagcacttctggataTGTGTTTTTCATGGGAAATACTGCGTTTACTTGGCTTTCTAAAAAGCAGCCAATAGTAACACTTTCGACATGTGAAGCAGAATATGTAGCAGCATCCTGGTGCGTTTGTCATGCAATATGGCTCAGAAGATTGATGAGTAAAATGAAGCTAGAACAGAAAGATGCTACAATAATACACGTTGACAACAGGTCAGCAATTGAGTTAGCAAAGAATCCAGTAAACCATGAAAGGAGCAAACACATTGACGTTCGCTTCCACTTCATTCGAGAACACGTGAAGGAAGGAAATGTCGAATTGAAGCATGTAGCAAGTAAGGACCAAGCAGCagatattttcacaaaaccactatCAAAGGAAATCTTCGACAGAGGCAAGAAGTTGATAGGCATGATGAATAGAAGAAACATTTAA